From uncultured Pseudodesulfovibrio sp.:
CCCGGAGATGACCAAGGGAGCCATTCTGGATTTCATAGAAAACGGGGCCGACTTTGTGGTTGTCACAGGAGGCATGTCCGTGGACCCGGACGACCAAACGCCCACTTCCATCCGCATGACCGGGGCCGAAGTCGTGACTTACGGCGCGCCCACCTTTCCCGGAGCCATGTTCATGCTCGCCCGCCTCGGAGACGTCCCTGTCGTCGGTCTTCCCGGTTGCGTCATGTACTATCGCGCCAGCATTTTCGACCTGATCATACCACGCATTCTGGCAGGTAAGGACGTGACACGCGAAGACATCATCAACCTCGGCCACGGTGGATTCTGTGAAGGGTGTGAGACCTGCCGCTACCCCGTGTGCAGCTTCGGTAAAGGGGCATAAAAATGCAGAACGTCTTTGCATCCATCATGGAGGCCTTGGGAAAAGGCCAATCCGTTGTCAGGGTTTCTGTCATGAAAAGCAACGGGTCTACTCCGCGCTCTGCCGGGGCGGTTATGGCTGTCTTCGAAGATGGTTCCACCGCCGGCACCATTGGCGGTGGGTCTGTTGAAAATGCAAGCCACATGGCCGCAAAAAAAATGCAGCCCGGAACTTCAACTGTTCGTGAATTCGATCTCACCAACGCAGACGCCGCCAACCTCGGCATGGTCTGCGGCGGCAACATGACCGTCCTGTTGGACTCCCTGCTGCCTGATGCCAAGAATATTGCGCTCATCAAAAAGATGCTCACCCATTGGCAAGCAGGCGAACATCGTCTGCTCGTGACCTCGTTGTCCACATCAGGCACAGTGACTAATCGTGAAATCTTCCCCTTGGGCGGGACTTTTCCCGATACAGTTCGCACACCGATGACCACGGAAACACCTGACTCAATCCAGTTCGTGGAGCCAATTCACATCCCGGAAACAGTCCATTTCATCGGCGCAGGCCACGTGGCCAATGCCACAGCAAAACTGGCTGCTTTTGTCGGTTTTCGAGTTGTAGTGGTGGATGACCGTGAAGAATTCGCCAATGCCGTTCGATATCCCGAGGCCAGTGAAATTCGAGTCGAAAAGTCCCTGACAAAGTGCCTGCCGGAATCATTGGACAAAAGTGATTTTATCGTCATCATGACACGCGGTCATATGCATGATCGCGATGTTCTGGCCCAAGCCTTGAGAACAAAAGCGGGCTATATCGGCATGATTGGCAGCAAAAAGAAAAAAGCGGCAGTGTATAAATCACTTCTCAAAAGCGGATACACGCAAACCGCTCTCGACGCGGTTCACTGCCCTATCGGTTTGACCATCGACGCAGACACACCGGAAGAAATAGCCATCAGCATCATGGGCGAACTCATTCAAAGCAGAAAACAAAGCTAATCACACATCACGCTTCCCAACTTCTTTTCCACGAATATTCCCTGCCAAAAACCAATATAGAATTTGGCGGAGAAATCCAGTACGCTCACATCTCTTTTTAGTGAACGTATGACGATGGATATTCGTGGAAAAGGAGTAAACGTGACCTCTCGAAAAATCATTTGTATTGCAGCAGCCTTCATGCTGGCCGCAACCACCTTGTTCGGCGCGTGCACAAACTACACCCGCGAACGCGGCGTAGAAAACACATGGCGCAGCATCGACCTGTCACAAATCGTTCCCGGCACGACTACACAGATGGAAATCGTCAAGCAACTCGGCCCACCATCACAGATCATCGACCTCAAGGCCGGTCCGGCGTTCTATTATCTTGCTGAACAGACGCAAGGCGGCGGCGTGATCCTGATCCTCTTCAATCACATGGATGAAAAAATCACCTACGATCGAGCCGTTTTCTTTTTTGATGCGCAGGGAGTACTTCTCGACTATTCCTTGAGCAAGGAATCCATCTCACATGAGAAAAAATAAAAGTTTCAAAACTCTTGCCGCCGCAGTAGTGATCTTTGCCGCCCTTTCCGGCTGTACCATCATACGTTCCGAACCAGCCCATATTGAGAAGTTTGACACAACCCGATATGACTCCGGCACGCACTACAGCAAAATCTTGCATGACATAGGTCCTCCGACCAAAATGTCACAACTCGGCACTGGTATGGCGTGGCTCTATGAAGATGTTGTACTCAAGGAAAAACAAATCGGCTTTGGTCCTGTCAGCGGCCCGCTCTCAATTTTCAAATTAAATTTCGCCACAGGTGACGGAGAATATCAGGGGACCGTCCTCACCTTTGATCAGGATGGCCAACTGACCAGCGCAGGAGCCATGAATGAGGAGCTCAACCTCGGCGAAGGCATGGCCTTTCAATTCGTCTTTGCAGTTTCAAGTCTGGTGGACATCGGAGATATTCGCCAAACCCCAAACCAGCATACATGGGGAAAATCCCTGTTGCAGGATGTCCCTGCAGGGTTGAATCGCCAACAAGACCTCGATACAGGTGCTCATGGAGTAGAACTCATGACCACACCACAATTCACAGGCCAGCAGTCACTGGCAAACCCATAACCAAACAAAAAAAGATCCGCATGCTCGAACTCATTACCGTCACCATCTTCATGCTTCTCGCTGCCATGGCACCGGGTGCCGACTTCGCACTGGTAGTCCGCAACTCGCTGCTTTATTCCCGCCGTTCAGCCTGCTTCACCGCTATTGGAGTTGGAGCCGGGCAGTCCATCCACACGATATACAGTGTTCTTGGGCTGACGGTACTCATATCCAAATCCCTGTTGCTCTTCACCATCGTCAAATATGTTGGGGCCGCTTATCTTTGTTATCTTGGAATCCGCAGTCTCATGGCCGGAGGTGGCCCACACGCGACAGAAATCAAACCAGCCGAAAAGGATATTTCCGCCTTTGCGGCCTTCAAACAGGGACTCATCTGCAACACTCTAAACCCCAAGGCACCGCTCATTTATATCGCATTTTACAGCGCGGTTCTGCCACCAGACATTTCTCAACTTGGCAAGATTCTCTACGGCCTCGAATTCATATTTATCGTTGGAGGGTGGTTCGTCTTTCTGGCCTGCATCATCACTCATCCTACAGTGAAAAAGGTGCTCGGACGTGTGCAGCGGGTACTGACCAAGGCCCTTGGCGGCATGATGCTCTACTTTGGTATTCGACTGGCTTTCATCGAACAATAATCAAAAAAAGGGTATTCGCAGACGCGAATACCCTAAAAAAACATTGCTCAATCTCACATTTCTCAGGACGTAATTTCCTTATTTTCACCAGCCTCATGTTCCTTGATAACCTTGATCACATATTCACCGAGGTGTTGGGCTGAACTGATAAAACCAAGCACCTGAAAGAGACGTTGTGCACCGAAACGACTGGTCACGCCCTGACGACGCAATTCAATAAACCGTATTTCGATATTGCTCACGGCATCTTCCAAACGTTTCGTATCATGAGGAACCCCCATCCCGATGGCACGTAATGCGGTCGTCGTGGATCGCGTCAATTCTGTCAGTTCCGGGGCAAGGATGATATCAAAGCCCACGCCTTCCACCTGGTTCAACAAGGTGAGCATGGCCTGCAACCGTTCCAGCACAGAACGAAAAACACTGACCTGTGTCGAAAGTAGGTTGACGTCATCCCTGAAAAATCGCCGTTCCATGGAAAAGACCTTGTGGAACATCTCCTTATTCTTCTCGGTCGTGCCCGCAAAATCATCAAACAAATCAGGATCAGTCTTTTGTTGCAGAGAAAGAAAATTATTCATGAGCAACGTATACCGGACTGCCAATTGCCCGTATTGATGTTCCAGCCGCTCACGCAATGCGGCCCCGGCCCTTCTAGGCCATAAGACCACGGAAACAAGAAAGGCACAGGCTACGCCAACGCCGATCTCTGCCACTCTGGATAGGGTAAACAGAATACGATGTTCGTCTGTAAGACTCGTCAGATATACGATGGCCACAGTAATGGCCGCCATTCGAAAACGGACATTATATCGCGTAAGGTAGGCACACACCCCGGTACCGACAAAGATACCCATCAAGGTATACATAGGCGTTGCCGGGAAAATGAGAATAAGCAAAATGCCCATCCCCGCACCAATGGCGGTTCCGGTAAAGCGGTACAGGCACATGTGAATGGAGTCCGCCACATGGACCTGCATGACAATAACCGTGGTAATCACAGCCCAGTAAGCATATGGCACCCCCACAAGACCGGATACGACATATGCGAGCACGCTCGCCACGCCGACCTTGATACCATGCCGGATGTGACTACTTGCAATAATTCTTTTGATGTAGGACATTTTTTTCGTCGGATTCGGGAATTATGGGCAGCGAAAATCGCCAACCGTTGCAAACAACCGACGCACGGCTCTCTCACATTGCGGCCAGAGGGTCAACCATTAAAGATTCTACAATATATGTTTTCCGCACGATTGACACACAGAAAAAAAAGAACTTCGGACTACTTAAAACTCCCGGCATCCACATCCAACCGCTTAAGAATTTTTTGCAAAGCGACTCTGGACAGACCGCTTTGACGTGCTGCTTTTGAAACATTACCACGTGTACCAAAGAGCAATTCTTCGACATAGGTACGGGTAAAATCGTCCACAACTTTTTCCTTGGCATCCTTGTATGGCGTTAAGCCCTGCGATTCTTCGCCGGGAAGCCCATCAAGCCCCTCCACGAGACGAAGATGGACCAATTCCAAAGACTCACTGGAAGAAAACACCGCCAGACGACGAATGAAATTCTGCAATTCACGTACATTTCCGGGCCAACTTTTTGTAGTCAAATAGGCCACGGCGTCTGGTGCCATGGTCTTTGGATTGACCTTCATTTCCTCGCAGGAAATAGTCAAAAAATGACGGGCGAGAATAGCAATATCATCACTGCGGTCCCGCAGAGCCGGCACATTCAGGTTCAAAACATTGAGACGATAATACAGGTCTTCCCGAAAACTACCGTCCTTGATCTTCTCCTCAAGGGGTTGGTTGGTGGAAGCCAGGATACGCACATCCACCGGAACAGTCTTGCTGGAACCGACAGGACGAATTTCTCCTTCCTGCAACGCTCGCAGTAACTTGGTCTGGATTCCCGGAGAAATGTCACCGATTTCATCGAGAAGCAGCGTACCGCCGTCCGCTGAAACAAAAATCCCCTTGCGATCCCGATCTGCACCGGTAAACGCCCCCTTAACGTGACCAAACAATTCACTTTCCAGCAATTGATCGGGAATGGCCGGACAGTTAACCGTCAGCAACGGCTTCCGGCTCCGTCCGCTTAACTGATGGATGGTTCTGGCCACCAACTCTTTGCCAGTCCCGGATTCTCCTCGAATCAAAACAGTATATTCAGACTCGGCCACGGCTGCCACGCCGTCCTTAAGTCGACGTATGGCTAGGCTGTCACCCACAAATTCATTGGGACCGATCTGCTTGGCAAGCAACTCCTGAAGGCGTGCGTTCTCCCCGATAAGACGACTGCGTTCAAGTCCTCGCTCTACAACCTGAAACAGGTCTTTGGGCTCCACCGGTTTTGTCAGAAAATCGTAAGCCCCGATTTTTAATGCATCCACTGCGGTTTCCACAGTCCCATAGGCTGTCAGCATGACCACACTCATATCAGGGTGCATTTCTCTGGCTCGACGAAGCAATTCAACCCCATCCATGCTCGGCATGTTCAGATCGGTCAACATCAAGCCAAAGGCATCGTTTTCCAATGCAGCAATAGCCTCCGGCCCGGAAAGCACAGCCATAATGTGTTCATCAGGATACTGGCGCCCCAACAAACGTGCGAGTCCTGTGGCAAAATCCTTTTCATCATCAACGATGAGTATACCTATGGCGTTTGTCATTGTTCGCCCCGTTTCGAATCGCTAGTGACCGGAAGATGCACTGTAAACACCGCACCGTTATCATTTTCCATCTCAATGGTTCCTCCGATTTCCTGAGCCAGCCCATAGACAACGGCTAATCCAAGACCAGTCCCTTTACCGACTTCCTTGGTGGAGAAAAACGGATCGAACACCTTCAACATATCCCCTTCCGGGATACCCGGCCCATTATCAGCCACCCGAATATCAATGGTCTCGGAGTCAGATTTATAATGAGCTGAAACGGTAATATACCCAACCTTTTTCACCACTGCATCCAATGCGTTTTTGAGCAAATTGGTAAGAATCTGCTCCACAGCCTGTTCATTGGTAACGATGGAGGGCAGGCCATCCTCAACCTTCGGCACAACCTCAACGCCCTTCTTCTCTGCCTGCACCCGGAAAATATTAATGGCATCGGCGACAACCCTGCCCACATCCAGATCAACCAACTCCGACTTCTTGGGTCGAGCAAAGTTGAGTAAATCCTGCAAAACATTCTCGGCCTGCGAAGCGTGCTTGATAATAACCTCGGCATCAGAGGATATTTCCTGTCGCGACTCAGCTCCTCGCAACAACTCGGCATAACACTTGATGACGCCCAACGGATTATTGATTTCGTGGGCCAATCCTGCAGCCAACTGCCCAACTGTTGCCATTTTTTCACTCTGCTGCATGGAAACAAGCATCCGCTTTTCCTGCGTCACATCACGCACGTAAACAACACCATTGGCTTCTTGAGCAACCCCTTCCGCCACAGGAAAAACACTGATTGAAAAAGACCTGCCATCTGCGGTTTGCACCTCGCGGGCCATGGTCTCCCCGTGTTCCAATGAAGACTTCAACGGACAATTTTCGAACACCCCCCCTTGTCTGAACAAAGTGGAACAGGCAGTATCATTCACGGCTCCGCCAAAGGACACACACAAGGAACGAGCGGCTTCGTTAGCCAAAACAACACCGCAAGCACCATCCATAAGCAAAAGAGGATCACTGATGCCTTCAACAATCGCCTGAAGCATATCTTTTTGACGAAGAAGGTTATGCAGGGCCGCCAAATTCTCCATGGCAATGCCAAGCTGTTGACCCAACGCCCGCAAAACGTTCCGATCCTGATTCGTAATGATGGTTCCTTCATCCCAGATCAAACACAAAAGGCCTTCGGACGAGGCATCACTGGCCCACACCGGAATGTACGCCTTGCCCGGTTCGTAATATGGTTCAACCTCGGTAATAATCTCTTTCCAGTTAGAGGGGAGATCGGGCTTTGGAGTCCCTTCTGGCCACGTATAATATGTCTGAGAGGCGAGCATACAGATAAAACCACCGA
This genomic window contains:
- a CDS encoding XdhC family aldehyde oxidoreductase maturation factor, translated to MQNVFASIMEALGKGQSVVRVSVMKSNGSTPRSAGAVMAVFEDGSTAGTIGGGSVENASHMAAKKMQPGTSTVREFDLTNADAANLGMVCGGNMTVLLDSLLPDAKNIALIKKMLTHWQAGEHRLLVTSLSTSGTVTNREIFPLGGTFPDTVRTPMTTETPDSIQFVEPIHIPETVHFIGAGHVANATAKLAAFVGFRVVVVDDREEFANAVRYPEASEIRVEKSLTKCLPESLDKSDFIVIMTRGHMHDRDVLAQALRTKAGYIGMIGSKKKKAAVYKSLLKSGYTQTALDAVHCPIGLTIDADTPEEIAISIMGELIQSRKQS
- a CDS encoding LysE family transporter, with amino-acid sequence MLELITVTIFMLLAAMAPGADFALVVRNSLLYSRRSACFTAIGVGAGQSIHTIYSVLGLTVLISKSLLLFTIVKYVGAAYLCYLGIRSLMAGGGPHATEIKPAEKDISAFAAFKQGLICNTLNPKAPLIYIAFYSAVLPPDISQLGKILYGLEFIFIVGGWFVFLACIITHPTVKKVLGRVQRVLTKALGGMMLYFGIRLAFIEQ
- a CDS encoding FUSC family protein; protein product: MSYIKRIIASSHIRHGIKVGVASVLAYVVSGLVGVPYAYWAVITTVIVMQVHVADSIHMCLYRFTGTAIGAGMGILLILIFPATPMYTLMGIFVGTGVCAYLTRYNVRFRMAAITVAIVYLTSLTDEHRILFTLSRVAEIGVGVACAFLVSVVLWPRRAGAALRERLEHQYGQLAVRYTLLMNNFLSLQQKTDPDLFDDFAGTTEKNKEMFHKVFSMERRFFRDDVNLLSTQVSVFRSVLERLQAMLTLLNQVEGVGFDIILAPELTELTRSTTTALRAIGMGVPHDTKRLEDAVSNIEIRFIELRRQGVTSRFGAQRLFQVLGFISSAQHLGEYVIKVIKEHEAGENKEITS
- a CDS encoding sigma-54 dependent transcriptional regulator is translated as MTNAIGILIVDDEKDFATGLARLLGRQYPDEHIMAVLSGPEAIAALENDAFGLMLTDLNMPSMDGVELLRRAREMHPDMSVVMLTAYGTVETAVDALKIGAYDFLTKPVEPKDLFQVVERGLERSRLIGENARLQELLAKQIGPNEFVGDSLAIRRLKDGVAAVAESEYTVLIRGESGTGKELVARTIHQLSGRSRKPLLTVNCPAIPDQLLESELFGHVKGAFTGADRDRKGIFVSADGGTLLLDEIGDISPGIQTKLLRALQEGEIRPVGSSKTVPVDVRILASTNQPLEEKIKDGSFREDLYYRLNVLNLNVPALRDRSDDIAILARHFLTISCEEMKVNPKTMAPDAVAYLTTKSWPGNVRELQNFIRRLAVFSSSESLELVHLRLVEGLDGLPGEESQGLTPYKDAKEKVVDDFTRTYVEELLFGTRGNVSKAARQSGLSRVALQKILKRLDVDAGSFK
- a CDS encoding DUF3365 domain-containing protein is translated as MGNFGPKNLQAKFLLGLGTIVFLLGLFFASSLYFHLSSLLDTQVKDKADLVLNQVSSVQGYVREILRPKMYQTLPEGEFVIEAMSSSYISRAIMDRLNLRHSEYYYRRVADNARNPLFEIKDSERDLLTYFRKNPGKEYWEGYRKIENKEFFVKARPVEFKKSCMTCHGVPEDSPPVLLERYGTERGFGHTLGDIAGLVVVGVPIDGAVGKIREATIGYAALYGGGMLLFFALVQMFFNRLIMTNLHRLTDKFRKLFQEDEELGFMEKLENVDEIEEVVQGLEELGDHVHEMNYQLRQHSENLEQMVEVRTGELKLEAEERRSDVGLFVQLLDGLNRSHTRRQMWQHSLPLIVQRFRASLGGFICMLASQTYYTWPEGTPKPDLPSNWKEIITEVEPYYEPGKAYIPVWASDASSEGLLCLIWDEGTIITNQDRNVLRALGQQLGIAMENLAALHNLLRQKDMLQAIVEGISDPLLLMDGACGVVLANEAARSLCVSFGGAVNDTACSTLFRQGGVFENCPLKSSLEHGETMAREVQTADGRSFSISVFPVAEGVAQEANGVVYVRDVTQEKRMLVSMQQSEKMATVGQLAAGLAHEINNPLGVIKCYAELLRGAESRQEISSDAEVIIKHASQAENVLQDLLNFARPKKSELVDLDVGRVVADAINIFRVQAEKKGVEVVPKVEDGLPSIVTNEQAVEQILTNLLKNALDAVVKKVGYITVSAHYKSDSETIDIRVADNGPGIPEGDMLKVFDPFFSTKEVGKGTGLGLAVVYGLAQEIGGTIEMENDNGAVFTVHLPVTSDSKRGEQ